The Juglans regia cultivar Chandler chromosome 1, Walnut 2.0, whole genome shotgun sequence nucleotide sequence gggctatgcctagttactactttcaataaaatgttattttacttattataaaaagttaatGACATCTAACCACGGCAATTATCCATCCATTAAAAGGAAACTAAAACCCGTAAGATCAACGGACTTACCTCGAATTGCCTAAGACTGCTCATATTCTGTGTGGCACCTCCAACACCAAGTGAATGTGAAGAAACCACATCACTACTTCCATGCAGACGTTTTACAAGTTTTTGAATTAAGTCACTTGCTTCAGCAGCTTTATTCAGTGCATCTTCAGTAGCCAAAAATTGTTGAACATGAGCTTTCTAAGAACAAGAAAACATACCAGCATGAATTAAACAACTTCCCAAAGACATCAACTTAGTAgaaatcagaaaataaaaatagcaaaAAGTAGAGCAAGCAAATTTAATCAAAGCAGTCTTTTAGAAAAGGTAAGAGTCTGGACCTGAAAACCCTTTTTCTAGGACACGAATGAGGGCTTTCATTAGGTATGAAGGAAAACAAGGAAATTTATGCTTGATACATTGAATCAAATAtcgttttgataagtaaaacaaataaaaaataaggattATTATCGAAAACACGTTCAACTCACTATGAGAAAAGTGGGAAAGTATGAACATGATTAGAAAAGGAAATATAActtctgttttattttattttattggtaaataagattttattgaagaaaaggaaatataaCTTCTTATAAAAGCAGGTTGCAGGTAGAAAATGAAAACATGAGTCAAGGCccaaagagagaaaaacataATTTACAGATCAAATGATGAAGCCacaaagtaaaattaaaatgtaaaataaacaGATAACCTGTCTTTCAAGAAGTTGATTTTGAGTTCCTCTAGAAGGTATATCTCCTCCGATCTTTCCATTACCATACAGCTGATAGTGTAATGCTGAGTTCACATCAGGAGAAGACACATCCATAACTGTATTGTTCTCATACTTGTACctattaagaataaaaaaatagtggCCCATTAAAAGGTGTTTACACAATGATAAAGAAAGACAAAACCGATGAAACTCCCCCACGAATGACGAAAATAGATAAGAGACTAAAACCAAGTTTGACCTTGAATAGAATgttatggataaatatttattttttgggtaagATTCAACCAGGCTCACAAaagcaagttttttttattaccaCCGTTTTCAGCAGTAGTATAAACTTATTGGAAACAGtgactacttttatttttatttttataattaataagagattttattatcaagaataggcacagcccaagtatataggaagtatacaaaggaaacacCTACTACACTCCAGAAGcaggaaaaagacaaaaacggattcagtacattatcatcatcccttacaaaaattctagcccacaaacacaaagtacaaaagaaaaaattccgaAGTTCTCTGAGAGAATGctctgtcttcaaaacatctctcattcctttccagccaaatacaccacattaaATACAAATGAATCATATTCCATCTGGCAGCTACACATTTCCTTCCATCAAAACAACATGCAAGAAGGTCCACAACTTCCTTTGGCATCACCCAATATAAACTTGTCCGACTCAAAACCTCATACCATAAAGACttggccacctcacaatgaagaaatagatgatttacagattcaccatccttcttgcacatgacacaccaatcaacAATGCACATACCACATTTTCTAAGGTTATCCGTGGTCAAAACTTTCCCTAGAGCAACCATCCCACATTTTCTAAGGTTATCCGTGGAAACAGTGACTACTACAAGAACAAATGAACTTTAAAACTGAAAAGTTTACAAGATAGACCCCACGTCCACTAAAAAGagtaatgaataaaaaatatcacaacTTAGAGGTTAAAAATAAGCCTTGAGACAAATAAAGCTAATGCATCTCTCTTGGCTAAAAGCCTGTGTCCAACTTTCTGTACCTATTTaccaaagaaaattaaacatcCAGTAAAGAACCCTCATGCAATGACTTTTGAAACATCAAACCCTGATATACAACACCCTGATTCTTAAAGCTCTGctaaaatcaataaacaaatcCTTCGCCTCTTTCCAGTAGCACAACTCTCATCTAATAGCATAAACTATGCAACCCAGAGTGGTATACGAAAAGGAATAATAAAGCAATAATGGGGGCAATTTTAATTCAAGTATCACGATCCTTTGGAATCCAACTAAAATTTCATCCTTTCTGAACggtaaatgataattttattgaaggtataaattaaaatttcatttttatagcGCATTCTAGCTCTCAAAACCCTCACCAAGAATTGCTGTAAATGTGGTAGCTTGTAATGAAACATAAAAACCCCAATGCAACCAAGTTAGGTCAAccattaaaaattgaaatgcttaAGTTACTTTTCTTAAACAAGGTTTCCTGAGGAGTGAGCCAACTAATATACTTATTTCTCGAACACCATAAATAACCATTCAAGAAGACCTTGTACGGATTATTTTCTCACAGAATCCTACACTGAACAGTCATAGTCAAACCTTGACAAAGTAGAATGAAGTGTTGGGAGATTCATTTGagcacaaataatttttttcaataggTCATATGAGCACGGATACAAAACAAGACTGCATAATAATACCTTAAGGTTTCTGCATCAGCTCTAAcatcaattttctcaatttctctaGAAATCAGAGTTTTAAGCCGTAAAGTGTATGCAGTGATTGCCTGAAGCAACTGAGGAGGACTCTTCAAGCAACTTGCAATAACAGTCCTTCGCCTCTTTCCAGTAGCACAACTCTCATCTAATAGCATAAACTATGCAACCCAGAGTGGTATACGAAAAGGAATAATAAAGCAATAATGGGGGCAATTTTAATTCAAGTATCACGATCCTTTGGAATCCAACTAAAATTTCATCCTTTCTGAACggtaaatgataattttattgaaggtataaattaaaatttcatttttatagcGCATTCTAGCTCTCAAAACCCTCACCAAGAATTGCTGTAAATGTGGTAGCTTGTAATGAAACATAAAAACCCCAATGCAACCAAGTTAGGTCAAccattaaaaattgaaatgcttaAGTTACTTTTCTTAAACAAGGTTTCCTGAGGAGTGAGCCAACTAATATACTTATTTCTCGAACACCATAAATAACCATTCAAGAAGACCTTGTACGGATTATTTTCTCACAGAATCCTACACTGAACAGTCATAGTCAAACCTTGACAAAGTAGAATGAAGTGTTGGGAGATTCATTTGagcacaaataatttttttcaataggTCATATGAGCACGGATACAAAACAAGACTGCATAATAATACCTTAAGGTTTCTGCATCAGCTCTAAcatcaattttctcaatttctctaGAAATCAGAGTTTTAAGCCGTAAAGTGTATGCAGTGATTGCCTGAAGCAACTGAGGAGGACTCTTCAAGCAACTTGCAATAACAGTTCTAACCTCATCAGGTATTTCACCATCAAAATCGAAGCCTAGCTTGGCTGCTTCCAATTGAGGATTCAAATGGATACCACTCCCTTCATAAGCAGGAAAAGAATTGCGTATTTTTTCAATCATGTGAGCTGCAAGAGATTCACACGCCTTTCGAATGCTTCTTTCCCGATTGGTTTCAATAAGAATCATGTCATCTGCCGATTTACTGCCCCTAACAGTTGAATAAACAGCTTCCTTCTCACTGTTTGCACTAAAGCTGTTAAATACTTCATCTGAAGAGTCAACATTTAACCTTTGGGCATCCCTTGCTTGATTGACATAGTAATGAAGACGTTTGTGATACTCTGCAAATATTTTTGCTGCTTCGTCACATTGTTGCTCATAAGCATTCAACATCACTTCCTTGTGCCTGAATTATGTGTGAGAAAATATGAGCTATGTTTACACTGATAATTAGAATACATCAATCTTGTTAAAAAACCATTCATCAAGCAAAATTCATTCACGATAGAAGGCCATAAGTTGCATAGATAAATGCGGTCCACACAagtcaaacatatatatttataaccatAACAATCAGATTTATTCTCGAGAATGCAACCATGCAACTTATTCTTTGCTAAGCATCTAGAATCaagtttttgaataaaatatagtcGGATCAGTAAAAAGATGATGACTAGTCTAAAAAGCAGCCACTAAATTTGGTATCGTGATATAATGTGAGTGTTCCAGAATCAATTTACCAGAAACAACACTTTGATGTTTAattattgaaaatcaattactcATAGAGTAGGTGTAAAAGGCCATGAAGCCGATTCCCATGGTCGCAGTAAGGCTTTGTTAGATCGAGTTTAATTAACAAATTATGAATATACAATGGAAAAAATCGCAGTTATATCATTAATTCACTCCTCAAGAAAAGGCCAACTCGATTCACTGTGTAGTAATTCATCACTATGCAGCTCATCCACTTCAAGAAACGACACAGCTCCTGCCAactaaattttcatcttcaaaatataagaaatctCAGTATTAAAGTTAACTTTGCAATTCGAATAACTCCTTTGCAGACGGACAAATATACATCAAATGCCACAATTTCCTTAGCACTAATCCACATTAAAACACCGCATCCTGCTATCATATTCCCATTTCTTTCCACGAAATTCTCGTAAACTAAAACATAGTGTAGATcacaaaaagtaaacaaaagatAGAGAACTGAACACTGCCATCGGTTTTCCGAGTGACCGAACCTGTAATTGGCACGCTCGTCAAGCATCCTCTTCCGCTCGGCCTCCTCCCTCGAAACCTCAAGCATTTTGGCCCTCAAATCCCTCCTCTGCCTCCTCAAAATATTCCTCAACCTCTCCACCTCCTTCGCCGACGATTCCCTCTCTTGCAACGCCGCCTCCCTCGTCTCCGCCACACCCAATCCTTCCTCTACGGCCACCTTCTCCTTCCTCCTCCCTCTACTCCTACCTTCCTCTTTGCCACCGCCACCGCCACTGTCGCTAGCACTGCTATTGCCGCCACCGTGAACCGTAATGTTCCTCCGGATGTTCTCTACCGTCTTATCCGACTTCACGCGGGTTATCAAGAAATTCCAGACAGGGATCATGTTCCCACGGGAAATCTTGCGGAGAGATTCGATCGAGGGCAACTGTGACTTGCCACTCGAGGCGCTGTACGGACCCAAGGGTCGGTACCCCATTTCCTTGTGGAGCCACTCAAGAATGGCCTCCGGTTGGGCCGCCGAACTCGAAGAGCTCTGCATTTCTTGGTGGAAAAAGAAATGACCTAGGGTTCCAGCGAGGTCTATGAGCTCTGCATTGTGTAGATAAATTAGGTTTTCTGGCCGGCGAAGACAGATGGCCGAGGATTCAAGGAACTGAGATGAACTGCAGATTCGTAATTTTGGTTTGCAACTATACCATACACACTGATTCTGACAGATTAACTGCCAGTGATAATGCCCAAAATTCAAACCCCTATATTAAAAatgtgcattatatatataaatatatatatatatttattgaattaaGCTCATTTCATTCGGacattgagatgaaataatttataaataataataattaataatgcgAGGAGTTAAGATATCCAAATTGGTTcttaataaaactaaaactcaaagaaaataaataaatcatctCCATCCTAATGACAATTGGTAATGAAGAAAGGGCAGAAGCCataggatttttttaataaagtttttagatataagtcttatatttatgcacattattttaaaaatataagaataaaaaaataaaatcatatatttttaaatgatttacaAAGTGCGAAGTTTctatataatacaattttttttttattataaaaataaattataggatttgatattttatacaatatatataataatttatttattcactGTTTCATGCCACATTgagtgattaaaatattattgtttgatttttaagaaaCCATCTACATTTTATTCTAAATGAATATAATCTATCTCTAGTTAAATAAAATGGATCATATCCTGccgaattttaaatttataaatttatttatagttggACTAACTATATacgtataattattttcataattttctatacaattatgttttaaattgagagtatttttataaaagaatattatttatttattttattaattatattattttataaaaacatcttCCATCTAAAATCagatttggtaaaaaaaaaggttgaacgTGTATTATAAACCATCCTTCCTAATAGAATAGCAGTACCATTATACGATCAAACAAtgcttaatttttctttgttcatACCATTTGACAAAGAAGTTTCAATATTTTAGAtttcattattcattttaaaagcttatatatatatatttaattaataccaaataatttacaatatgatatataatatcacACCCTTTTCGAGCTTAAACTATGAACAAttcagaataatttatttatttatttggtgttGACTATCCAACCAAAATGACTTTCACAAATAACCCCACAATTCCTATAAAATGACGGCCATGCCACTTTATCAAGA carries:
- the LOC108988101 gene encoding AUGMIN subunit 5-like isoform X2, which codes for MQSSSSSAAQPEAILEWLHKEMGYRPLGPYSASSGKSQLPSIESLRKISRGNMIPVWNFLITRVKSDKTVENIRRNITVHGGGNSSASDSGGGGGKEEGRSRGRRKEKVAVEEGLGVAETREAALQERESSAKEVERLRNILRRQRRDLRAKMLEVSREEAERKRMLDERANYRHKEVMLNAYEQQCDEAAKIFAEYHKRLHYYVNQARDAQRLNVDSSDEVFNSFSANSEKEAVYSTVRGSKSADDMILIETNRERSIRKACESLAAHMIEKIRNSFPAYEGSGIHLNPQLEAAKLGFDFDGEIPDEVRTVIASCLKSPPQLLQAITAYTLRLKTLISREIEKIDVRADAETLRYKYENNTVMDVSSPDVNSALHYQLYGNGKIGGDIPSRGTQNQLLERQKAHVQQFLATEDALNKAAEASDLIQKLVKRLHGSSDVVSSHSLGVGGATQNMSSLRQFEFEVWAKEREAAGLRASLNTLMAEVQRLNTLCAERKEAEDSLKKKWKKIEEFDARRSELETIYTALLKANMDAATFWSQQPLAAREYASGTIIPACSVIVDISNSAKDLIDKEVSAFYRSPDNSLYMLPSTPQALLESMGANGSTGPEAVAAAEKNAAILTAKAGARDLSAIPSICRVSAALQYPAGLEGSDASLASVLESLEFCLKLRGSEASVLEDLAKAINLVHIRQELVESGHALLNHSYRAQQEYERTTSYCLNLAAEQEKSVMEKWLPELKTAVLNAQKSFEDCKYVRGLLDEWWEQPASTVVDWVTVDGQNVAAWHNHVKQQLLAFYDKELL
- the LOC108988101 gene encoding AUGMIN subunit 5-like isoform X1, with product MQSSSSSAAQPEAILEWLHKEMGYRPLGPYSASSGKSQLPSIESLRKISRGNMIPVWNFLITRVKSDKTVENIRRNITVHGGGNSSASDSGGGGGKEEGRSRGRRKEKVAVEEGLGVAETREAALQERESSAKEVERLRNILRRQRRDLRAKMLEVSREEAERKRMLDERANYRHKEVMLNAYEQQCDEAAKIFAEYHKRLHYYVNQARDAQRLNVDSSDEVFNSFSANSEKEAVYSTVRGSKSADDMILIETNRERSIRKACESLAAHMIEKIRNSFPAYEGSGIHLNPQLEAAKLGFDFDGEIPDEVRTVIASCLKSPPQLLQAITAYTLRLKTLISREIEKIDVRADAETLRYKYENNTVMDVSSPDVNSALHYQLYGNGKIGGDIPSRGTQNQLLERQKAHVQQFLATEDALNKAAEASDLIQKLVKRLHGSSDVVSSHSLGVGGATQNMSSLRQFEFEVWAKEREAAGLRASLNTLMAEVQRLNTLCAERKEAEDSLKKKWKKIEEFDARRSELETIYTALLKANMDAATFWSQQPLAAREYASGTIIPACSVIVDISNSAKDLIDKEVSAFYRSPDNSLYMLPSTPQALLESMGANGSTGPEAVAAAEKNAAILTAKAGARDLSAIPSICRVSAALQYPAGLEGSDASLASVLESLEFCLKLRGSEASVLEDLAKAINLVHIRQELVESGHALLNHSYRAQQEYERTTSYCLNLAAEQEKSVMEKWLPELKTAVLNAQKSFEDCKYVRGLLDEWWEQPASTVVDWVTVDGQNVAAWHNHVKQQLLAFYDKELL